ATTCTGCGGCCTTATTCAGCAGATGAAATGCAGGTGTACCCGGTCACACCAATGATTAACAACAACAGGCACGACTCGGCTGAGTGTATTCGGGAAATGGATCTGAACGAGTCCTGGGTAAAGCCCTGAAATAATAGCAGCTTTGGATTAGAATACTCTAAAAATGAAGCAGCGATATGCTAAGGCTGGAACTAAAGCCTTAGTATATCGCTGCTTTTATTGTTAATGCCGCTCTTGAATTATCCAAGCATTGCGGCTTGTCGTTTGTACTGATCCTCCAGCACTAAACAAGCCATAGCCTCTACGACAGGTACAATTCTCGGGCAAATACATGGATCATGTCTGCCTTCGGTGCGTATCTCTCGCTCTTCCCCTTTGATGTTAGTCGTTTTCTGTGGCACAGAGATGGAAGAAGTAGGCTTTACACTGATCCGAAATACGATTTCTTGTCCTGTGCTAATCCCCCCGATGATTCCTCCGGAATGATTAGTAAGAAAACCTTCGCTATTCCTCGCGTCATTATGCTCACTCCCCAGCATCGTTGCCGCTTCGAAGCCAGCTCCAAATTCTATCCCTTTAACAGCGCCAATGGACAGCATAGCTTTCGCCAGTTCCGCATCCAATTTATCAAAGACCGGCTCTCCAAGTCCCGGAATCACGCCACGAATACGGCATTCCACAATGCCACCACAGCTATCTCCAACCTCAGCTAACCCCTCAATTTTTTTAATCATTTTGTCAGCTGCAATCGGATCACAGGCGCGGACAGCATTTTGTTCAATCACACCCTCATCGAAGGATTCACACTTTATACCTCCGATTTCTTGCGTGTATGCTACTACCTGTACACCTCTTCTCTCTAACAACTTACGGGCTATCGCACCTCCAGCCACTCTTGCCGCAGTTTCTCTACCTGAAGCACGTCCGCTACCGCGATGATCCCGAATACCGTATTTCTCTAAATAAGTAAAATCGGCATGACCCGGCCGAAAAGCGTCCTGGATCTCACTATACGCTTCTGGTCTCATATCGTGATTTTGAAGAACTACAAAGAGCGGCGTACCTGTTGTTTTCCCCTCGAATACTCCTGATTGTATGTGGACAACATCATATTCCTTACGAGGGGTAGTCACCGAAGATTGGCCCGGCTTTCTCCGATCCATCTGTTTCTGTATATACGCTTCGTTAATCTCTACGCCAGGTGTTACCCCATCCACTATGACCCCTACCGACACACCATGTGACTCACCGAAGGTTGTAATTTTGAACACTTCACCGAATGTATTTCCTGCCATTATATATGCACTCCTTATTTAGTATTGGACCTGTACGCCTAACGCTGACAAACGGTCAAAATAATCTGGACAGGTCTTTGAGACACAACCAGGGTCGATAATCTGAATATTCTCAATCTTCAAGCCGATTAAAGAAAGCGCCATAGCCATCCGATGATCGTCATGAGAATTTAGTAAAGCTGGGATTGGCTGACCCGGATATACCGTTAGACCATCCTCAAACTCTTCTACACGTATTCCGAGCTTACTTATTTCTTCACATATCGCGGCTATCCGATCACATTCATGATGTCTGATATGTGCGGCATCCTTTAGAGTGATTGGACCATCTGCAAAAATAGCCATAGCAGCCATTGTTAGTGTTTGATCCGACCACTTCTTCATACTCACTGTGAATCCACCCTTCATCCGTGGGACACCTTGCACTTCAACAAAGTTCTCCCCACGAAGAACGGTACAGCCCATTAACTCCAAAACGTCTAAGAACTCGATATCAGGTTGACTTGTAATGCTAGCATTAATCCCTTCAATTCGTACACGGCCTGCCGTAAGCGCAGCTACCGCCCAAAAGTAACAGCATGTGGATACATCAGGCTCTAAAGTGATCATGTGACCTTGATACTTTCTTGTAGGAACCGTTATCGATTGACCGTCCTGAGACGCTTCTGGTGTTACACCAAAGGAAGCCATCATGGCAAGAGTCATTTCAACATAGTCTCTTTGCACAACTTCTCCATCAATATACACGGTTACCGGTTCTTTGGCATACGGTGCAGCTAGCAGTAACCCACTAATAAATTGACTTGAAGTGGAGCCGGGCAGCGTCGCCTTTCCTCCTTGCAGACCTTTTGCCTCTATTGTAAAAGGTAAACAACGCTCGGCTTGTTTATACTCAAATTGTGCACCAAGGGTCGTTAATGCGTCGAGTAATGGCGCGAGTGGTCGCTCACAGAGTCGTTTACTTCCATTCATCGTCCAAGTGCCCGTCCCTGCCGAGAGTGCAGCGGGTAAGAATCTCGCAACCGTACCTACCGCTCCTACATATAGCTCACCAGTCGGATTCGGCCAGTTGCCGCCACATCCCTCCACAACAGCTGTCTCTTCTTCTATCACAACGGGAATCCCCAGTTTCTTTAATGATTCAATACACCAGTAAGAGTCATCACTTCTTAATATTCCCTTTATTTCTGAACGTCCATCAGCTAAAGCAGCGATTACCAAAGCCCGATTCGTCAGACTTTTGCTTCCTGATATGGTTATCGTCCCATTGATTACCGCTTTCGCTGGGCTAATCTTCACTATGTGTTTATCGCTATTCGTTGACCATGGAGAACGTGCTTCTAAGTCCGGTTGATTGGATTCCATTTCATCCACCCCTTTGAATTATTCCTCTAGCCTGATTATAATGAATGAAATGAAATAAATGAAATTGGATTTTTACCATAATGATATA
The window above is part of the Paenibacillus sp. FSL K6-0276 genome. Proteins encoded here:
- the aroC gene encoding chorismate synthase produces the protein MAGNTFGEVFKITTFGESHGVSVGVIVDGVTPGVEINEAYIQKQMDRRKPGQSSVTTPRKEYDVVHIQSGVFEGKTTGTPLFVVLQNHDMRPEAYSEIQDAFRPGHADFTYLEKYGIRDHRGSGRASGRETAARVAGGAIARKLLERRGVQVVAYTQEIGGIKCESFDEGVIEQNAVRACDPIAADKMIKKIEGLAEVGDSCGGIVECRIRGVIPGLGEPVFDKLDAELAKAMLSIGAVKGIEFGAGFEAATMLGSEHNDARNSEGFLTNHSGGIIGGISTGQEIVFRISVKPTSSISVPQKTTNIKGEEREIRTEGRHDPCICPRIVPVVEAMACLVLEDQYKRQAAMLG
- the aroA gene encoding 3-phosphoshikimate 1-carboxyvinyltransferase, translating into MESNQPDLEARSPWSTNSDKHIVKISPAKAVINGTITISGSKSLTNRALVIAALADGRSEIKGILRSDDSYWCIESLKKLGIPVVIEEETAVVEGCGGNWPNPTGELYVGAVGTVARFLPAALSAGTGTWTMNGSKRLCERPLAPLLDALTTLGAQFEYKQAERCLPFTIEAKGLQGGKATLPGSTSSQFISGLLLAAPYAKEPVTVYIDGEVVQRDYVEMTLAMMASFGVTPEASQDGQSITVPTRKYQGHMITLEPDVSTCCYFWAVAALTAGRVRIEGINASITSQPDIEFLDVLELMGCTVLRGENFVEVQGVPRMKGGFTVSMKKWSDQTLTMAAMAIFADGPITLKDAAHIRHHECDRIAAICEEISKLGIRVEEFEDGLTVYPGQPIPALLNSHDDHRMAMALSLIGLKIENIQIIDPGCVSKTCPDYFDRLSALGVQVQY